A region of Candidatus Rokuibacteriota bacterium DNA encodes the following proteins:
- a CDS encoding tripartite tricarboxylate transporter TctB family protein, whose protein sequence is MSRLPLVAALAFLASSAAYLVAALRLSPGSVEQPGPGLFPVAVGLLLVASSSAFVFQSLRASSAAAAGPPAEAGKRVTGVLAVLAAFCLFLPWLGYAVTAPGLLVVILRLFGLARWPVVAALAVVATAASYYLFGVLLGVPLPAGVWTR, encoded by the coding sequence ATGAGCCGGCTCCCCCTGGTGGCGGCTCTCGCCTTCCTCGCCTCCAGCGCCGCGTATCTCGTCGCGGCCCTCCGGCTGTCCCCGGGGAGCGTCGAGCAGCCCGGGCCGGGCCTCTTCCCCGTCGCCGTGGGGCTGCTCCTGGTCGCCTCCAGCTCGGCGTTCGTCTTCCAGTCCCTCCGCGCGAGCTCTGCGGCTGCGGCGGGTCCACCGGCCGAGGCCGGCAAGCGCGTCACAGGGGTGCTGGCCGTCCTGGCGGCCTTCTGTCTTTTCCTCCCCTGGCTGGGCTACGCCGTGACGGCGCCTGGCCTCCTCGTCGTGATCCTTCGGCTCTTCGGTCTTGCCCGGTGGCCGGTCGTGGCCGCGCTCGCCGTCGTCGCGACAGCCGCGTCGTACTACCTCTTCGGCGTCCTGCTGGGGGTGCCGCTGCCCGCGGGAGTCTGGACCCGTTAG
- a CDS encoding sulfatase-like hydrolase/transferase, which yields MRPTNVLFVLSDEHSRRILGCYGNPVVRTPNLDALAARGTRFASAYCQTPICVPSRASLATGRYAHAVNSWDNATPYVGPEAPSWGHRLTAQGHTVTTIGKLHYRRAGDPSGFPDQRVPMHVVEGVGDLYGLLRGDMPPRPHSRRYVVEARPGESEYIRYDRAIAEATARWLAEEAGDQRRPWVLFVGFVSPHFPLVVPERYFNLYPLDSVPLPVQHAPEAWPRHPVIDLRRRQQALEEPLDEKTLRKALAAYYGLVSFLDEQVGIVLDALSEAGLAATTRVMYSTDHGELLGDHGLWWKSAMYESSVAVPLIMAGPDVPRGHVVRTNAMLVDIFPTLVEAVGARLADEDRDLPGESLIGLAREVDRPRTAFSEYHAIMSPSGTFMLRTARYKYVHYVGYPPQLFDLAVDPDETRDLGTDPQYADVRAACVRELRGIVDTEQVDARAKADQRRRIEVAGGVEAILAGGAKIAYTPAPGEFDPAPFEATRRAPPRPA from the coding sequence GTGCGACCCACGAACGTCCTGTTCGTCCTGTCCGACGAGCACAGCCGCCGCATCCTCGGCTGCTACGGGAACCCAGTGGTGAGGACGCCGAACCTCGACGCCCTTGCGGCGCGCGGCACGCGCTTCGCGAGCGCCTACTGCCAGACCCCGATCTGCGTCCCGTCGCGGGCCAGCCTGGCGACCGGCCGCTACGCGCACGCGGTGAACTCGTGGGACAACGCCACCCCGTACGTCGGCCCCGAGGCGCCGAGCTGGGGTCACCGGCTCACCGCGCAGGGGCACACGGTCACCACGATCGGCAAGCTCCATTACCGGCGGGCCGGTGACCCGAGCGGTTTTCCCGACCAGCGCGTGCCGATGCACGTTGTCGAAGGTGTCGGTGACCTCTACGGCCTCCTCCGCGGGGACATGCCGCCCCGGCCGCACAGCCGGAGGTACGTGGTCGAGGCCAGGCCGGGGGAGAGCGAGTATATCCGCTACGACCGCGCCATCGCGGAGGCCACGGCCCGCTGGCTTGCGGAGGAGGCGGGGGATCAACGCCGGCCGTGGGTCCTGTTCGTCGGGTTCGTGTCGCCCCACTTCCCCCTCGTCGTCCCGGAGCGCTACTTCAACCTCTATCCGCTCGACTCGGTTCCCCTCCCGGTCCAGCACGCTCCGGAAGCCTGGCCGCGCCACCCCGTGATCGATCTCAGGCGGCGGCAGCAGGCGCTCGAGGAGCCGCTCGACGAGAAAACCCTCCGGAAGGCCCTGGCTGCCTACTACGGGCTGGTGAGCTTTCTCGACGAGCAGGTCGGAATCGTCCTCGACGCCCTCAGCGAGGCCGGGCTCGCAGCGACGACGCGGGTCATGTACTCGACGGACCACGGCGAGCTGCTCGGCGACCACGGCCTCTGGTGGAAGAGCGCGATGTACGAGAGCTCGGTGGCGGTCCCGCTGATCATGGCCGGTCCCGACGTCCCCCGGGGCCACGTCGTGCGGACGAATGCCATGCTGGTGGACATCTTCCCGACCCTCGTCGAGGCTGTCGGGGCGAGGCTTGCTGACGAGGACCGGGACCTGCCTGGCGAGTCGCTGATCGGGTTGGCGCGGGAGGTGGACCGGCCGCGGACCGCGTTCAGCGAGTACCACGCCATCATGTCGCCGAGCGGGACCTTCATGCTTCGCACGGCGCGCTACAAGTACGTCCATTACGTCGGCTACCCACCGCAGCTCTTCGACCTCGCCGTGGACCCGGACGAGACGCGGGACCTGGGCACCGATCCGCAGTACGCCGACGTCCGCGCGGCCTGCGTGCGGGAGCTGCGGGGGATCGTGGACACGGAGCAGGTCGACGCGCGGGCGAAGGCCGACCAGCGCCGCCGGATCGAGGTGGCCGGGGGCGTAGAGGCAATCCTCGCCGGTGGCGCGAAGATCGCCTACACGCCCGCGCCCGGCGAGTTCGATCCCGCGCCTTTCGAGGCGACCCGGCGCGCCCCCCCTCGGCCCGCGTGA
- a CDS encoding tripartite tricarboxylate transporter substrate binding protein, translated as MRLFTRPILLLLVTAFLSPIEAVAAAYPERPVTMICPFPAGGAMDIVARNLVEALKRHFPKPVAVVNRPGAAGTIGNAEVVQAGPDGYTIGISAVAVLTVQPHRTALPYKTPDDYEPIIKLVNLPIVFAVKADSAWKTMREFLEAAKSAPGKLRVGSPGVGTILHLNLEALKLEAKVDLTHVPFAGGAESVPALLGGHIDGLNVHPSEIISHVQAGKARILAVYQEGRNPLFPEAPTFRELGHDLTLGVYYLLIAPKGTPAGVVKTIHDAARQAMDEPVFVTMAKTRGYVIEYKGSEALKQELWDSYRRNEELIRRLGLGKK; from the coding sequence ATGCGCCTGTTCACCCGACCGATCTTGCTTCTCCTGGTAACGGCTTTCCTTTCCCCCATCGAGGCGGTCGCCGCGGCGTACCCGGAGCGGCCGGTGACGATGATCTGCCCGTTCCCCGCGGGCGGCGCGATGGACATCGTGGCCCGGAACCTGGTGGAGGCGCTGAAGCGGCACTTCCCGAAACCGGTGGCGGTCGTGAACCGGCCCGGCGCTGCCGGCACGATCGGAAACGCCGAGGTCGTCCAGGCCGGGCCCGACGGCTACACGATCGGGATCAGCGCCGTCGCCGTCCTCACGGTCCAGCCCCACCGCACCGCCCTCCCGTACAAGACGCCCGACGACTACGAGCCGATCATCAAGCTGGTGAACCTGCCGATCGTCTTCGCGGTGAAAGCGGACAGCGCCTGGAAGACCATGCGGGAGTTCCTGGAGGCGGCCAAAAGCGCGCCCGGAAAGCTCCGCGTCGGGAGCCCCGGGGTCGGGACCATCCTCCACTTGAACCTGGAAGCGCTGAAGCTCGAAGCCAAGGTGGACCTGACCCACGTCCCGTTCGCGGGAGGCGCCGAGTCGGTGCCGGCCCTCCTCGGTGGCCATATCGACGGGCTGAACGTCCATCCTTCCGAGATCATCTCCCACGTCCAGGCGGGCAAGGCGCGGATCCTCGCCGTCTACCAGGAGGGCCGGAATCCGCTCTTCCCCGAGGCTCCGACGTTCCGCGAGCTCGGCCATGACCTCACGCTGGGCGTCTACTACCTCCTGATCGCGCCGAAGGGGACGCCGGCGGGGGTCGTGAAGACGATCCACGACGCGGCCCGGCAGGCGATGGACGAGCCGGTCTTCGTCACGATGGCCAAGACGCGCGGCTACGTCATCGAGTACAAGGGATCCGAGGCGCTCAAGCAGGAGCTCTGGGACTCCTACCGGAGGAACGAGGAGCTGATCAGGCGGCTGGGGCTGGGGAAGAAGTAG
- a CDS encoding tripartite tricarboxylate transporter permease, with protein MSAVEGLVYGFSVALSPSNLLACLAGVVIGTLVGVLPGIGPVGAMALLLPSTFALDPTTALIMLAGIYYGSMYGGSTTSILVNVPGEAASVVTALDGYQMARRGRAGAALAVSAVGSFVAGTLGVLGLILFATLLAEAALGFGPPEYFALTVMGLAVLSRLSGGSLVKAFLMVGLGLALGSVGMEPISGVSRFTFGSVRLSQGIELVPVAMGLFGIAEILSLAETRGGLPRAMSVRLRELLPTRTEWRRATGPIVRGSILGFLVGLIPGPAAVLSTFLSYTVERRAARHPEEFGKGAIEGVAGPESANNGATAGALVPLLALGIPFAPATAVLLGALVIHGIQPGPLLMTQRPEIFWGVAASMYIGNAILLILNLPLIGLFVSVLRLPQYLLLSLVVLLCLVGTYSVNNSLLDLWVLVIMGGLGYLLRKLGFEPAIVILALVLGPMLEKTFRQTLFMARGDWGLILSRPLTLALLLAGLVIVVVPEFCRASRRWRARRAVAVGP; from the coding sequence ATGAGCGCTGTTGAGGGGCTGGTCTACGGCTTCTCGGTCGCCCTGAGCCCGTCGAACCTGCTCGCCTGCCTGGCCGGCGTCGTGATCGGGACACTCGTTGGCGTCCTCCCGGGGATCGGCCCGGTCGGCGCCATGGCGTTGCTCCTCCCGTCCACGTTCGCCCTCGACCCGACGACAGCGCTGATCATGCTCGCCGGGATCTACTACGGATCCATGTACGGCGGCTCCACGACCTCGATCCTCGTCAACGTTCCCGGCGAGGCGGCCTCGGTGGTGACGGCCCTGGACGGCTATCAGATGGCCCGCCGGGGCCGGGCCGGCGCGGCGCTCGCGGTCTCGGCCGTCGGCTCGTTCGTCGCCGGTACGCTGGGGGTGCTGGGCCTCATCCTGTTCGCCACGCTCCTGGCGGAGGCGGCGCTCGGCTTCGGGCCGCCCGAGTACTTCGCGTTGACGGTGATGGGCCTCGCGGTCCTGTCGCGGCTCTCGGGCGGCTCGCTGGTGAAGGCGTTCCTGATGGTCGGGCTCGGCCTCGCGCTCGGCAGCGTGGGGATGGAGCCGATCTCGGGGGTGAGCCGGTTCACGTTCGGATCGGTGCGGCTCTCCCAGGGGATCGAGCTGGTGCCGGTGGCGATGGGGCTCTTCGGGATCGCCGAGATTCTCTCTCTGGCCGAGACCAGGGGCGGTCTGCCCCGCGCGATGTCGGTGCGTCTCCGCGAGCTTCTGCCGACGCGGACGGAGTGGCGCCGGGCCACGGGCCCGATCGTCCGCGGCTCGATCCTGGGGTTCCTCGTCGGCCTGATTCCCGGGCCCGCCGCGGTCCTCTCGACGTTTCTCTCCTATACGGTCGAGCGCAGGGCGGCGAGGCACCCGGAGGAGTTCGGGAAGGGCGCCATCGAGGGCGTCGCCGGGCCCGAGTCCGCGAACAACGGCGCCACCGCCGGCGCGCTCGTCCCGCTCCTGGCGCTCGGGATCCCCTTCGCGCCGGCTACCGCCGTTCTCCTCGGCGCCCTCGTCATCCACGGAATCCAGCCAGGCCCGCTCCTGATGACCCAGCGCCCCGAGATCTTCTGGGGAGTCGCCGCGAGCATGTACATCGGGAACGCGATCCTCCTGATCCTGAACCTGCCGCTCATCGGTCTCTTCGTGAGCGTCCTCCGGCTCCCCCAGTACCTCCTGCTCTCGCTGGTGGTCCTCCTCTGCCTGGTGGGAACCTACTCGGTGAACAACAGCCTGCTCGACCTCTGGGTCCTCGTGATCATGGGCGGCCTCGGGTATCTCCTCCGGAAGCTCGGCTTCGAGCCGGCGATCGTGATCCTGGCGCTGGTCCTCGGCCCCATGCTCGAGAAGACCTTCCGCCAGACGCTCTTCATGGCGCGCGGCGACTGGGGGCTGATCCTCTCGCGCCCGCTGACGCTCGCGCTCCTCCTCGCCGG